A segment of the Trifolium pratense cultivar HEN17-A07 linkage group LG7, ARS_RC_1.1, whole genome shotgun sequence genome:
AATGACTCAAATCTGTTGTTGAGTTCACTCAGTTGAGCTCTAAGAACAGAGTTTTCAGATTCAACAGCCAAGAATCTTTGTGTTGTGAGGTTAACAGAAGTTAGAATCTGCTGATTCTCATTTCTTAGCTGACTCACTTGAACAGCAAGATCATCTAAGtgtttttgtttccttaatcGAGATCTTCTTGCCGATTCGCGGTTTGATAtcattctctttctttttctttgatccATTAGAAGCATCAAATCTTCCTCTGAACCTGAGTTTGGTAGTGTAGAATAGCCTGAAGATGTACCACTTGAAGAAGCCATGTGAAATAGAGAGAGTTTAGTTGCAGAAACAGAACACAGAACAGAGGAAACAGAACACAAAACAGagaaaacagaacaaaaaaacAGAGCACAGAACAGAGAAAACAGAACACAAAACAGAGTAAACAAACTGGACACAGGACCCAAAaactaagaagaaaaaagaaaaaaaattgcagaaaaatgaaaattaatagtAATATAAGTGATTAGAAAATAGAAATCATGAAACGTAGTAAAGCCAGTAAAGGAAAACAACAGAGAAAGATTGAACTAAATGAGTCCTGCGCCTAACAGTAGAATTGATCATACAACCAGAAAGGTAAATTTCACTCAGAATTTGATTCATGAATCTCAAACATCAATAACAATATGTTAAGCATTTAAGATTTTGAAGCTTGAAAGAGAAAACAGAGGAAAAACAGAGAAACAGAGGTTTGAAAGGGAAAATCCAAAAGctaaacaaaag
Coding sequences within it:
- the LOC123899201 gene encoding bZIP transcription factor 11-like, which encodes MASSSGTSSGYSTLPNSGSEEDLMLLMDQRKRKRMISNRESARRSRLRKQKHLDDLAVQVSQLRNENQQILTSVNLTTQRFLAVESENSVLRAQLSELNNRFESLNEIINFMNVTNGVFEPVVDNNNNYFNNPLNMAYLNQPIMASADMNMVHY